The Ipomoea triloba cultivar NCNSP0323 chromosome 14, ASM357664v1 region aatgcaagatagactctggtccatggtataatttgccgttgAAACTGATGTGGTAAAAACCCTGATAGTAGAGAAAGAAAAGAACATAAAAGAGCAGAAGGAATATATATTGCCGATGATTATACTTTAAACTCTGTTGTCTTATTCTTGTCATTACAAAGTTTGTCCAAAAGCCCTTTATATAGGTGTATAAGGCACTATAAAGTATGAATTTAGATGCACAAAATTAGGATCCTTGTAAGATAGGATGTAGAGCAGATGAAATATTCAacagtaaataaattaaaataatcagaATTTATGTTGGTCCAACAAGATTGAGTTGAACTCCGAAAACTACAATATTAGAATTTGAATCCTGATTGATTGTTGGAGGGTTGCAGGTGGAAGAGTGGTGACATGGGGTAGGGGTACTTCTGGGCAATTAGGCCATGGGGAAGCTGTTAACAATTTGCAGCCTAAGGCTATAGAGGCTTTGGGAGGCTTTGTTATAACACATGTTTCTGCTGGTTGGAATCACTCCGGTTTTGTTTCAGGTATCTTTTATCTCACCTTCACCTTATCAATTGTTTATTCAAGTCTCAGCTTATCAAACTTTTGACTCTTTCTGTGTTTTTTCACTGTGTCATTTCATTGAATgtgctaattttatttttccaagtTTGAGAAGTTCTATGTTTTGTTCTATTTGATCTATGACTAGAAAATGTGCTTATAACTTGCTTTTGGATTTCAATTTGGTCTGTTGCTAGATAACGGTCACCTTTTCACTTGCGGTGATGGTACATTTGGACAGCTTGGTCTTGGGGATTATTTATCGCGGTCTTCTCCTGTAGAAGTATCATATTTGAGCGCTGAAAATGTCAAGCAAATTGCTTGTGGCATGCGCCATTCACTCGCTTTGATCAAAGGTATAACAAAGTAATTCATTATCTGTTTATTTTGTATTACgcaaagcaaagtaaagagtTCTGCTCCTAAGATGTTAGTTTGTACTCAgctcattatttttttcattgcaTTATTAATTGATAAGCTGGGCAATTGAGCATTTTATTTAACCACAGGATGAAgcatttttaaacaaaatgtGCAAACCTTCGCTCTCATCCCTAAGTATATAAAAATGGGCTTTGAGGAAGGGTTCTTATTTCAATTCAACAACACATTGCTTTATGAACTGAAAATGGTTAATCCAGGTGAATCGGGAGATCGAGTTTTTGGATTTGGGTCTGGAAAGCGTGGCCAACTGGGTATATCTGATGATAAAGTAAAATCAGTAGCCATTCCTCAGGTCACTTTGGGCTTGGAAAACCTTAAAATCAACGCCATTATTGCAAACGGAGACCATAGTGCAGCAATATGTGGTAAGTTTCTATGGTGCAAACTTTAGTCTCAGCTTTGGCGTCAACCTTATGCAACTCTTACTTATTCTTTGCACACTGCACTctgtgttttttgtttatttccatCGTGTAAGCTGATGGACATTTGTACACATGGGGAAGAAGCTTTGGCAGTGACTCGGATATGTATACGCCCAGGTGTGTTACAGTGAGGTCATCATTCTGCAGTGCTGCTCTAGGATGGAATCATGCTCTAGCGTTAACAGGTACTTGATACCGTGATCCTTAAAATAATCAATTCTGTTGAGCATATACAACTACcaacttagacttttagttaagatggagcacatgttttattttggtatcagagtcaacCTCATGCCAAAAGTCATGGGTTCGAATATCTGCATTGCTCCACGCGTTGCTTGGAGCCCGTCAAATCGGCTTGTACACGTAAGGGGGTgttaaatgtgcaattcaactaccagcttaggcttttagttgagatggagcacatgcttcaattaatttaaccttctattatgttaatatgaGGAAAGAAGTAAGAAATGTTGTACTATTACACGTTCATAACaggcttttatttatttat contains the following coding sequences:
- the LOC116004218 gene encoding ultraviolet-B receptor UVR8 isoform X1; translated protein: MEENERFEEKQEEEEEEIWSWGAGTEGQLGTGMLSDEHCPQLLHSLSSFAPISLLACGGAHVVALTSGGRVVTWGRGTSGQLGHGEAVNNLQPKAIEALGGFVITHVSAGWNHSGFVSDNGHLFTCGDGTFGQLGLGDYLSRSSPVEVSYLSAENVKQIACGMRHSLALIKGESGDRVFGFGSGKRGQLGISDDKVKSVAIPQVTLGLENLKINAIIANGDHSAAICADGHLYTWGRSFGSDSDMYTPRCVTVRSSFCSAALGWNHALALTGDGEVFMIGGYKIKQTSEDAGKGEIVKKIDSLDGIKVLQISAGAEHSALVTVYRLTYVDDGSVMTWGWGEHGQLGFGDTNDEAGPRVVSLSHEHAKKPSIAKVYCGSGFTFVVKKHAG
- the LOC116004218 gene encoding ultraviolet-B receptor UVR8 isoform X3, which translates into the protein MEENERFEEKQEEEEEEIWSWGAGTEGQLGTGMLSDEHCPQLLHSLSSFAPISLLACGGAHVVALTSGGRVVTWGRGTSGQLGHGEAVNNLQPKAIEALGGFVITHVSAGWNHSGFVSDNGHLFTCGDGTFGQLGLGDYLSRSSPVEVSYLSAENVKQIACGMRHSLALIKGESGDRVFGFGSGKRGQLGISDDKVKSVAIPQVTLGLENLKINAIIANGDHSAAICADGHLYTWGRSFGSDSDMYTPRCVTVRSSFCSAALGWNHALALTGDGEVFMIGGYKIKQTSEDAGKGEIVKKIDSLDGIKVLQISAGAEHSALVTVMTWGWGEHGQLGFGDTNDEAGPRVVSLSHEHAKKPSIAKVYCGSGFTFVVKKHAG
- the LOC116004218 gene encoding ultraviolet-B receptor UVR8 isoform X2 — encoded protein: MEENERFEEKQEEEEEEIWSWGAGTEGQLGTGMLSDEHCPQLLHSLSSFAPISLLACGGAHVVALTSGGRVVTWGRGTSGQLGHGEAVNNLQPKAIEALGGFVITHVSAGWNHSGFVSDNGHLFTCGDGTFGQLGLGDYLSRSSPVEVSYLSAENVKQIACGMRHSLALIKGESGDRVFGFGSGKRGQLGISDDKVKSVAIPQVTLGLENLKINAIIANGDHSAAICADGHLYTWGRSFGSDSDMYTPRCVTVRSSFCSAALGWNHALALTGDGEVFMIGGYKIKQTSEDAGKGEIVKKIDSLDGIKVLQISAGAEHSALVTDDGSVMTWGWGEHGQLGFGDTNDEAGPRVVSLSHEHAKKPSIAKVYCGSGFTFVVKKHAG